A window of the Melospiza melodia melodia isolate bMelMel2 unplaced genomic scaffold, bMelMel2.pri scaffold_293, whole genome shotgun sequence genome harbors these coding sequences:
- the LOC134434013 gene encoding thrombin-like enzyme bhalternin — protein sequence MGWGSTSSPQESYPEVPQCLNVTVLGDSACGDAYEGQVTADMLCAGVPEGGKDSCQGDSGGPLLCQGQLQAVVSWGAHPCGQPGRPGVYARVQPALAWIREVTGLTGDPECDPE from the exons atgggctggggcagcaccagcagccccCAAG AGTCGTACCCGGAGGTCCCGCAGTGCCTCAATGTCACCGTGCTCGGGGACAGCGCCTGCGGTGACGCCTACGAGGGACAGGTGACAGCGGACATGCTGTGCGCAGGTGTGCCCGAGGGCGGCAAGGACTCCTGCCag ggTGACTCCGGGGGcccgctgctgtgccagggccagctccaggCCGTGGTGTCCTGGGGTGCTCACCCCTGTGGTCAGCCCGGCCGGCCGGGGGTCTACGCCCGCGTCCAGCCCGCCCTGGCCTGGATCCGAGAGGTCACCGGACTGACCGGAGACCCCGAGTGTGACCCCGAGTGA